A single region of the Streptomyces virginiae genome encodes:
- a CDS encoding cytochrome P450 family protein, which yields MDLQGDLLKHPHDAYRHLRDTAPVQRIAGPTGEPAWLVTRYEDVRSALADPRLSLDKTNAAEGSYRGLSLPSALDANLLNMDPPDHTRIRKLASRAFTPRRMNALRAPIRRTADRLLDVLGTEGRTDLITAYAAPLPITVICDLLGIPDDHRKDFRAWTNELIAPDPSRPQAAKQAIGVMLAFFTELIAHKRRHPAADLLSDLIEVRDSDGDRLSEDELTSLAFLILGAGYENTVQLIGNAVHALLSHPEQLARLRTDPSKISEAVEELARYEGPALLGIRRFPTEDVTIGDVRIPAGETVLLSLSAANRDPARFPHPEQLDVDRDASGHLALGHGIHYCLGAPLARAEVEIALAALLERFPSLTLAEPEPRWRPSMRARGLLELPVEYKTARPPA from the coding sequence ATGGATCTACAAGGCGACCTTTTGAAGCACCCGCACGATGCGTACCGGCATCTGCGTGACACTGCGCCGGTACAGCGCATCGCAGGGCCCACCGGCGAACCGGCATGGCTCGTCACACGGTACGAGGACGTACGCTCAGCCCTTGCGGATCCGCGGCTCTCCCTCGACAAGACCAACGCCGCGGAAGGCTCTTACCGCGGCTTGTCCTTGCCGTCGGCCCTGGACGCCAACCTCTTGAACATGGATCCACCCGACCACACCCGCATCCGCAAGCTCGCCAGCAGGGCCTTCACGCCCCGCCGCATGAACGCGCTGCGCGCCCCGATACGGCGGACCGCGGACCGCCTGCTGGACGTGCTCGGCACGGAGGGTCGAACCGACCTCATCACCGCATACGCCGCCCCGCTGCCGATCACCGTCATCTGCGACCTCCTCGGCATCCCGGACGACCATCGCAAGGACTTCCGCGCTTGGACCAACGAGCTGATCGCACCGGACCCCAGCCGCCCGCAGGCCGCCAAGCAGGCGATCGGCGTCATGCTCGCCTTCTTCACCGAGCTCATAGCGCACAAGCGCCGGCACCCTGCCGCCGACCTGCTCTCCGACCTGATCGAGGTTCGCGACAGCGACGGCGACCGGCTCAGCGAGGACGAACTGACGTCGCTCGCCTTCCTCATCCTCGGCGCCGGATACGAGAACACCGTCCAGCTCATCGGAAATGCCGTGCACGCACTCCTGAGCCATCCCGAGCAACTGGCACGCCTCCGTACGGATCCGTCGAAGATTTCCGAGGCTGTCGAGGAACTGGCGCGCTACGAAGGGCCCGCGCTTCTGGGGATCCGCCGTTTCCCCACCGAGGACGTGACGATCGGAGACGTCAGGATTCCTGCGGGGGAAACCGTCCTGCTGTCGCTGTCTGCTGCCAACCGCGATCCCGCCCGCTTCCCCCACCCCGAGCAGCTCGACGTCGACCGCGACGCCTCCGGGCACCTGGCACTGGGCCACGGCATCCACTACTGCCTGGGTGCACCGCTGGCCAGGGCCGAGGTCGAGATTGCGCTGGCCGCACTCCTCGAGCGGTTCCCCAGCCTGACGCTGGCCGAGCCAGAACCCCGGTGGCGGCCGTCCATGCGTGCCCGTGGCCTCCTCGAGCTGCCGGTGGAGTACAAGACCGCGCGGCCGCCCGCCTAG
- a CDS encoding ADP-ribosylglycohydrolase family protein: MINLPTAALDSLSGLAFGDAFGDRWFGILRREGPAALEARLLPPEPLWRWSDDTAQALVLVRELAEGGGTVDQDRLALRLAEAYADDTHRGYGASMHDVLRRIGAGEPWRDVVTEQFGGQGSWGNGAAMRVAPLGAWLAADLDAVAEQAAGQSAVSHHHPEAVSGAVAVAVAAALATRSRGGAAPARPDFLRAVAERLPVGDVRSGVRIAARMPEHTSVRHAAEVLGSGYRMSGPDTVPYALWCAAGHLDDLHEGLWFTVTGRGDIDTTCAIVGGVIAARTGVTALPPAWHAAREPLPPTMSA; the protein is encoded by the coding sequence ATGATCAACTTGCCCACAGCCGCGCTGGACTCGTTGTCCGGGCTCGCCTTCGGAGATGCCTTCGGCGACCGCTGGTTCGGCATCCTGCGCCGCGAAGGCCCGGCCGCCCTGGAAGCACGGCTCCTGCCTCCGGAGCCGCTGTGGCGGTGGAGTGACGACACCGCCCAGGCGCTCGTTCTCGTCCGGGAGCTCGCCGAGGGCGGCGGCACCGTCGACCAGGACCGCCTCGCCCTGCGTCTCGCCGAGGCCTACGCCGACGACACGCACCGAGGCTACGGAGCCTCGATGCACGACGTGCTCCGCCGGATCGGCGCGGGCGAGCCCTGGCGGGACGTGGTCACCGAGCAGTTCGGCGGCCAGGGCTCCTGGGGAAACGGTGCGGCCATGCGCGTCGCCCCGCTCGGCGCCTGGCTTGCCGCCGATCTCGACGCCGTCGCCGAGCAGGCCGCCGGCCAGAGTGCGGTCTCACACCACCACCCGGAGGCCGTCTCCGGGGCGGTGGCGGTCGCCGTGGCCGCGGCGCTGGCCACGCGCAGCCGGGGCGGGGCCGCCCCGGCGCGGCCGGACTTCCTCCGGGCCGTCGCCGAACGGCTACCCGTCGGCGATGTCCGGTCCGGGGTGCGGATCGCGGCCCGCATGCCGGAGCACACCTCGGTCCGGCATGCCGCGGAGGTCCTGGGCTCCGGCTACCGGATGTCCGGGCCCGACACCGTTCCCTACGCCCTCTGGTGCGCGGCCGGGCACCTCGACGACCTGCACGAGGGCCTGTGGTTCACCGTCACCGGGCGCGGCGACATCGACACGACGTGCGCCATCGTGGGCGGGGTGATCGCCGCTCGCACGGGCGTGACCGCCCTTCCGCCCGCCTGGCACGCAGCCCGTGAACCGCTGCCCCCGACCATGTCGGCGTAG
- a CDS encoding alpha/beta fold hydrolase, giving the protein MSARTLPEATFARTVLGSGSGSGPGLALAHGAGSSVAGTYGPILEGLAAHHTVVGIDYPGSGDTPRSTTPLSLDDLADQLVAAAVAEGLDTFALSGYSLGGPVAIRAAARHPERVTALVLTATFPYRDNHLALALPIWRKLAESGNREVLAEYLTMMALGADALEAMPAEQLQQAIGFTAASVADGTPEHAELAPRVDVRDDLPHIKAPTLVISTTQDRFTSTRLHRQLADTIPGAQLVEIHTGHLPMVERPEEWQKLITTFLARHSA; this is encoded by the coding sequence ATGTCCGCACGCACCTTGCCCGAAGCCACCTTCGCCCGCACCGTTCTCGGCTCCGGCTCCGGCTCCGGCCCCGGTCTCGCGCTCGCCCACGGCGCCGGCAGCAGCGTGGCCGGCACCTACGGACCGATCCTGGAGGGCCTGGCCGCCCACCACACCGTCGTCGGCATCGACTACCCCGGCAGCGGGGACACCCCCCGCTCCACCACGCCGCTGTCGCTGGACGACCTGGCCGACCAGCTCGTCGCCGCCGCCGTCGCCGAAGGCCTGGACACCTTCGCGCTGTCCGGCTATTCCCTCGGTGGTCCCGTCGCCATCCGCGCGGCAGCCCGCCACCCCGAACGCGTCACCGCCCTCGTGCTGACCGCGACCTTCCCCTACCGGGACAACCACCTCGCTCTCGCCCTGCCGATCTGGCGCAAGCTGGCCGAGTCGGGCAACCGCGAAGTGCTGGCCGAGTACCTGACGATGATGGCCCTGGGCGCCGACGCACTGGAGGCGATGCCGGCCGAGCAGCTCCAGCAGGCAATAGGGTTCACCGCCGCGAGCGTCGCCGACGGCACCCCCGAGCACGCCGAATTGGCCCCCCGGGTCGATGTCCGCGACGACCTGCCGCACATCAAGGCACCCACCCTGGTCATCTCCACCACCCAGGACCGGTTCACCTCCACCCGCCTGCACCGCCAACTCGCCGACACCATCCCCGGCGCCCAGCTCGTGGAGATCCACACCGGCCACCTGCCCATGGTGGAACGCCCCGAGGAATGGCAGAAGCTCATCACCACCTTCCTCGCCCGACACAGCGCCTGA
- a CDS encoding alkene reductase, with translation MTTAFDPIVLGGTRLANRVVMAPMTRSRAHGPGAEPTELMATYYAQRAGAGLIVTEGVQPSPVGQGYPDTPGLHTPGQVRAWRTVTDAVHHEGGVIFAQLMHTGRIGHPSLLPDGLTPVGPSAVAAQGRVYTHQGPQDFVTPKELSEAEIRQTVADFATAAHHAVEAGFDGVEIHGANGYLIHQFLADNTNHRTDAWGGSTEGRIRFAVEVVTAVAEAIGGRRVGLRISPGNRYNDIGEDNPGEVYEALLGRLAGLDLAYLHLMEGPDSALTPRLRKEWPGTFILNPFTHPDVTGLDALDLIEDGTADMVAYGALFLANPDLPRRLAARGPFNTPDQATFYGGDHRGYTDYPTLTA, from the coding sequence ATGACCACCGCTTTCGATCCGATCGTCCTGGGCGGCACGCGCCTCGCGAACCGAGTCGTGATGGCGCCGATGACACGCAGCCGCGCCCACGGCCCGGGCGCGGAGCCGACCGAGCTGATGGCGACCTACTACGCGCAGCGGGCCGGCGCCGGGCTGATCGTCACCGAGGGTGTCCAGCCCTCACCCGTGGGCCAGGGCTACCCCGACACCCCCGGCCTGCACACGCCGGGCCAGGTGCGGGCCTGGCGGACGGTGACCGACGCCGTGCACCACGAGGGAGGGGTGATCTTCGCGCAGCTGATGCACACCGGGCGGATCGGCCACCCCAGCCTGCTGCCCGACGGGCTGACGCCGGTGGGGCCCTCGGCGGTCGCCGCCCAGGGGCGGGTCTACACCCACCAGGGTCCGCAGGACTTCGTCACGCCGAAGGAGTTGAGCGAGGCGGAGATCCGGCAGACCGTCGCCGACTTCGCGACCGCGGCGCACCACGCTGTCGAGGCCGGATTCGACGGCGTGGAGATCCACGGCGCCAACGGCTACCTGATCCACCAATTCCTCGCGGACAACACCAACCACCGCACCGACGCCTGGGGCGGCTCCACCGAAGGTCGGATCCGCTTCGCCGTCGAGGTCGTCACCGCCGTGGCCGAGGCGATCGGCGGTCGGCGGGTCGGTCTGCGTATCTCGCCCGGGAACCGCTACAACGACATCGGCGAGGACAACCCGGGCGAGGTCTACGAGGCCCTGCTCGGCCGGCTCGCGGGTCTGGACCTCGCCTATCTGCACCTGATGGAGGGCCCCGACTCCGCACTGACCCCCCGGCTGCGCAAGGAATGGCCCGGCACGTTCATCCTCAACCCGTTCACCCACCCCGACGTCACCGGCCTCGACGCGCTCGATCTGATCGAGGACGGGACCGCGGACATGGTGGCCTACGGGGCACTGTTCCTCGCCAACCCCGACCTGCCCCGGCGCCTCGCCGCCCGGGGTCCGTTCAACACCCCGGACCAGGCCACCTTCTACGGCGGCGACCACCGCGGCTACACCGACTACCCCACCCTCACCGCTTGA
- a CDS encoding sugar ABC transporter substrate-binding protein, with translation MNPYLRTPTALTALALVATLAACGTTEEGKASSSNSVTIGLLLPENETARYEKFDKPLMEKKVSLLTLGKGKVVYANAMGDAAKQNAQADAMIESKVDVLVVDAVDSKAIAGAVTKAKAAGIPVVAYDRLAEGPVDAYVSFDNEDIGRLQGKTLLDSLGERARNGKIVMMHGALTDPNAARYKAGARAVLEGKVTVGKEYDTAEWKRENASANMTAAISALGKDKIVGVYSANDGMAGGIIAALKAAGVSPLPPVTGQDTELAAVQRIVVGEQFMSVYKPYSREAESAAEIAVLLAQGEKIDGIINQVVSSPTTKRVPAVLILGVSVTRDNIRTTLVLDNVYTVDEICTPALKAACDGIGLE, from the coding sequence ATGAACCCGTATCTGCGTACCCCCACTGCTCTGACCGCGCTCGCGCTCGTCGCCACTCTCGCCGCCTGCGGCACCACCGAGGAGGGCAAGGCGAGCAGTAGCAACAGTGTCACGATCGGCCTGCTGCTCCCCGAGAACGAGACCGCGCGGTACGAGAAGTTCGACAAGCCGCTCATGGAGAAGAAGGTCTCCCTGCTGACCCTCGGCAAGGGCAAGGTGGTCTACGCCAACGCGATGGGGGACGCGGCCAAGCAGAACGCCCAGGCCGACGCGATGATCGAGAGCAAGGTCGATGTCCTGGTCGTCGACGCGGTGGACTCCAAGGCGATCGCCGGCGCGGTGACGAAGGCCAAGGCGGCGGGCATCCCGGTCGTCGCCTACGACCGCCTGGCCGAGGGCCCGGTCGATGCGTACGTCTCCTTCGACAACGAGGACATCGGCCGCCTCCAGGGCAAGACCCTGCTGGATTCCCTGGGCGAGAGAGCCAGAAACGGGAAGATAGTCATGATGCACGGCGCCCTCACCGACCCCAACGCCGCCCGCTACAAGGCCGGCGCCCGCGCCGTCCTCGAAGGCAAGGTGACCGTCGGCAAGGAGTACGACACCGCCGAGTGGAAGCGGGAGAACGCGAGCGCCAACATGACGGCGGCGATCTCCGCACTCGGCAAGGACAAGATCGTCGGCGTCTACTCCGCCAACGACGGCATGGCCGGGGGCATCATCGCCGCCCTCAAGGCCGCCGGTGTGTCCCCCCTGCCGCCGGTCACCGGTCAGGACACCGAACTCGCCGCAGTGCAGCGCATCGTCGTGGGCGAGCAGTTCATGAGCGTCTACAAGCCCTACTCCCGTGAGGCCGAGTCCGCGGCCGAGATCGCCGTCCTTCTCGCGCAGGGCGAGAAGATCGACGGAATCATCAACCAGGTGGTCAGCAGCCCCACCACCAAGCGAGTCCCCGCCGTCCTCATCCTCGGCGTGTCCGTGACCCGCGACAACATCAGGACCACCCTGGTCCTCGACAACGTCTACACCGTCGACGAGATCTGCACCCCGGCCCTCAAGGCCGCTTGCGACGGGATCGGCCTGGAATAG
- a CDS encoding NADP-dependent oxidoreductase: MTKAITFSEYGTPEVLRLSEITAPEPGPGQVRIRVRAASVNPLDMKIRSGLMAGAVPARFPVVPGLDAAGVVDAVGEGADAAVGDEVLGATAGGSYSEYALLERPVAKPAALSWEVAASLVTVGRTASRVLAQLGVRKGQTLLVHGAGGSVGIIAAQLAVTRGITVVATVGEHDVERVTALGATAVRYGDGWPQRVKAAAPQGVDFVLDASGAGVLADSVALTGDSAHVITIADMSAAQHGVRFSAGSTDSTEDALPQLVELAADGTLTLPIWRTYPLEAAATAHTDLEAHRNRGKAVLLP, translated from the coding sequence ATGACCAAAGCGATCACCTTCTCCGAGTACGGCACCCCCGAGGTGCTCCGACTGTCGGAGATCACCGCACCGGAGCCCGGCCCGGGCCAGGTCCGGATCCGAGTACGCGCCGCCTCCGTCAACCCGCTCGACATGAAGATCCGCTCCGGCCTGATGGCCGGTGCCGTCCCGGCCCGTTTCCCCGTGGTCCCCGGACTGGACGCGGCCGGTGTCGTCGACGCGGTCGGCGAGGGAGCCGACGCGGCCGTGGGCGATGAGGTCCTCGGCGCCACCGCGGGCGGCAGCTACAGCGAGTACGCACTGCTCGAGCGGCCGGTGGCCAAGCCCGCAGCACTGTCCTGGGAGGTCGCGGCATCGCTGGTGACCGTCGGCCGGACCGCGTCCCGTGTCCTCGCCCAGCTGGGCGTGCGCAAGGGGCAGACCCTCCTCGTCCATGGCGCCGGCGGCAGCGTGGGCATCATCGCGGCGCAGCTGGCCGTCACCCGCGGCATCACCGTCGTCGCGACGGTCGGCGAACACGACGTCGAGCGGGTCACCGCCCTCGGCGCCACCGCCGTCCGCTACGGCGACGGCTGGCCGCAGCGGGTGAAGGCCGCGGCACCCCAGGGAGTCGACTTCGTCCTCGACGCCTCCGGCGCCGGTGTCCTCGCCGACTCCGTCGCCCTGACCGGCGACAGCGCACACGTCATCACCATCGCCGACATGTCCGCCGCACAACACGGCGTCCGCTTCAGCGCCGGCAGCACCGACTCGACCGAGGACGCTCTGCCGCAGCTGGTCGAACTGGCCGCCGACGGCACCCTCACCCTGCCCATCTGGCGGACCTACCCGCTCGAGGCGGCCGCCACCGCGCACACCGACCTGGAAGCCCACCGCAACCGCGGCAAGGCCGTCCTGCTGCCCTGA
- a CDS encoding SMI1/KNR4 family protein — MHPAVEALVQLVPPQQEAAPRDWSAVHSRLGHDLPEDYRQLVDTYGGGLFDEVIWILEPDCEDKEYDLFAMIQERAEVLERLWEKGRGEPKPAQLAKPASSLVPFAHIEGTGAFLYWLTQEGQDPADWTVMADAGRGPEWEYYPVSCVRFVKAALTGEIRSNMFDEMLPTDNHTFEPTRDFL, encoded by the coding sequence GTGCACCCCGCCGTGGAAGCCCTCGTCCAGCTCGTACCTCCGCAGCAGGAAGCAGCCCCTCGGGACTGGTCGGCCGTCCACAGCAGACTCGGCCATGACCTTCCCGAGGACTACCGCCAACTCGTCGACACCTATGGCGGAGGCTTGTTCGACGAGGTGATCTGGATCCTGGAGCCCGACTGCGAGGACAAGGAATACGATCTCTTCGCCATGATCCAGGAGCGTGCCGAAGTACTTGAGCGGCTGTGGGAGAAGGGCCGCGGCGAGCCCAAGCCGGCACAACTCGCGAAGCCCGCCAGTAGCCTCGTGCCGTTCGCGCACATCGAGGGCACCGGTGCCTTCCTGTACTGGCTCACCCAAGAGGGCCAGGACCCCGCCGACTGGACGGTGATGGCCGATGCCGGGCGGGGACCGGAATGGGAGTACTACCCCGTCTCCTGCGTGCGGTTCGTCAAGGCGGCCCTGACCGGCGAGATCCGCAGCAACATGTTCGACGAGATGCTCCCCACCGACAACCACACCTTCGAACCGACCCGCGACTTCCTCTAG
- a CDS encoding MarR family winged helix-turn-helix transcriptional regulator: MAESTSEAERDAGVTEREATVPVPGAAAGGPISHAIFRLARLHRMFAGQLLRRIGLHPGQELVMMHLWELGPQRQIDLVRLMDSDAATMTRTVRRLEQAGFVRRRPSPTDKRASLIEPTAASHALRQEVERVWIQLEDISATGFSDEERADALAVLERLEHNLVRADARASEPDTEH, encoded by the coding sequence ATGGCCGAGTCCACATCCGAGGCCGAGCGGGATGCAGGCGTGACGGAACGGGAAGCCACCGTGCCGGTCCCCGGTGCGGCCGCAGGCGGACCGATCAGTCATGCGATCTTCCGGCTGGCCCGACTGCACCGCATGTTCGCGGGACAGCTACTGCGCCGCATCGGTCTGCACCCGGGCCAGGAACTGGTCATGATGCACCTCTGGGAACTCGGTCCCCAGCGCCAGATCGACCTGGTGCGTCTGATGGACTCCGACGCCGCGACGATGACCCGTACGGTCCGTCGCCTCGAACAGGCCGGCTTCGTCCGGCGCCGCCCCTCGCCCACCGACAAGCGCGCCTCGCTCATCGAACCGACGGCGGCCAGCCACGCCCTGCGCCAGGAGGTGGAGCGGGTCTGGATCCAACTCGAGGACATCTCGGCCACCGGCTTCTCGGACGAGGAGCGCGCCGATGCCCTCGCCGTCCTGGAACGCCTGGAACACAACCTCGTACGGGCCGACGCCCGGGCTTCGGAGCCGGACACGGAGCACTAG
- a CDS encoding SMI1/KNR4 family protein: MPSDISTFATPSSERPPSSVPTDWAAVEHWLELRLPADYKRFADRYGPVDFGEYVWIHVPCVQRDRFDYGEWLRTTHRQARIETRGLPEAERPVFHPEPGGLLAWGCTRGSDVLFWDTSASADPDRWTVVVQHSGAVPGSGLLRWHRYDLTLTDYLRHTVRDTWELPSPPGPLMGPLPGTVARTAFLPDAEAWIPPAPVPPRLTEAERRIALETGIGSDGLRLLSPPPERPYLGNGSWEGLFAELGTRLPGEYVRLMDGYGAGIWSEWLRFHTPLRVGERRFLTHVEDTADAYRELKDGDADATWYPLAVWPEPGGFLPFANSIDGDYLGWLTEGEDPDTWPLIVWPRHAHQGPPLEDGLIDTLLAWQRGTLVTPGFAALDEDDDPVEFAGFRSWDDRAYW, encoded by the coding sequence TTGCCATCGGACATAAGCACGTTTGCCACCCCCTCATCCGAACGCCCGCCCTCCTCCGTACCCACCGACTGGGCGGCCGTCGAGCACTGGCTCGAGCTGCGGCTGCCGGCTGACTACAAGCGGTTCGCGGACCGGTACGGTCCGGTGGACTTCGGTGAGTACGTGTGGATCCACGTGCCATGCGTCCAGCGGGACCGCTTCGACTACGGCGAGTGGCTGCGTACGACGCACCGGCAGGCGCGGATCGAGACACGGGGGCTTCCCGAAGCCGAGCGGCCTGTGTTCCACCCCGAGCCCGGCGGCCTGTTGGCCTGGGGCTGCACCAGGGGCAGCGACGTGTTGTTCTGGGACACCTCGGCCTCCGCCGACCCCGACCGGTGGACCGTGGTCGTGCAGCACTCGGGGGCGGTGCCGGGTAGCGGCCTGCTCCGGTGGCACCGGTACGACCTGACGCTCACCGACTATCTGCGGCACACCGTCCGCGACACCTGGGAGCTCCCTTCTCCTCCCGGCCCGCTGATGGGCCCACTGCCGGGTACCGTCGCGCGGACCGCCTTCCTCCCCGACGCCGAGGCGTGGATCCCGCCCGCGCCGGTCCCGCCTCGGCTCACCGAGGCCGAGCGCCGCATCGCGCTGGAGACCGGCATCGGTTCGGACGGGCTGCGGCTGCTGTCGCCGCCACCCGAGCGGCCGTACCTCGGCAACGGCTCCTGGGAGGGACTGTTCGCCGAGCTGGGCACACGGCTGCCGGGGGAGTACGTGCGGCTGATGGACGGGTACGGCGCGGGTATCTGGAGCGAGTGGCTGCGTTTCCACACCCCGCTCCGGGTCGGCGAGCGGCGTTTCCTCACGCACGTCGAGGACACAGCGGACGCCTATCGGGAACTCAAGGACGGCGACGCCGACGCCACCTGGTACCCGCTGGCCGTCTGGCCCGAGCCCGGCGGCTTCCTTCCCTTCGCCAACTCCATCGACGGTGACTACCTCGGCTGGCTCACCGAGGGCGAGGATCCCGACACCTGGCCGCTGATCGTCTGGCCCCGCCACGCGCACCAGGGACCGCCACTCGAAGACGGCCTGATCGACACGCTCCTCGCCTGGCAGCGCGGCACGTTGGTCACACCTGGGTTCGCCGCCCTGGACGAGGACGACGACCCTGTCGAGTTCGCGGGCTTCCGGTCCTGGGACGACCGCGCCTACTGGTGA
- a CDS encoding glutamate decarboxylase, which yields MTKRDDSALFGNRFLTVPAPSETFPEEGMAATDAMRLVDVDLAMEGDPQRNLATFVTTWMEPEAQRLIAENLHRNFIDHAEYPISAEIEQRCVRMLADLFHAPGRTTGCRTQGSSEAIMLGALSLKWKWRERRQAAGLSTDRPNLVFGGDVHVVWEKFCRYFDVEPRIVPLAEDKYTIGPEDVEPRLDENTIGVVAVLGTTFTGHKDDVVGIDKLLRDVRKKRDLDIPIHVDGASGAFVWPFLYPDSKWDFRLEQVRSINVSGHKYGLVYPGIGWLIFREEADLAKDLVFYENYLGKTDATFTLNFSTGASMVLAQYYNFVRLGRQGYTYVMKAMQENARALADNLRDSGRFEVIGSDLEQLPLVAFRLAGKHAYDESDIAWQLSAERGWMVPAYTLPPNAERVKILRALVKETLSREQVDRLTQDIADACRTLDDKGAAHSIERTQVKRGTGY from the coding sequence ATGACCAAGCGCGACGACTCGGCTCTGTTCGGCAACCGATTCCTGACGGTGCCCGCTCCCTCGGAGACCTTCCCCGAGGAAGGCATGGCCGCGACGGACGCGATGCGGCTCGTGGACGTGGATCTCGCCATGGAGGGCGACCCGCAGCGCAATCTCGCCACCTTCGTCACCACATGGATGGAGCCGGAGGCCCAACGGCTGATCGCCGAGAACCTTCACCGCAACTTCATCGACCACGCCGAGTACCCCATTTCCGCCGAGATCGAGCAGCGCTGCGTACGCATGCTCGCGGACCTCTTCCACGCGCCCGGCCGGACGACCGGATGCCGGACGCAGGGCTCGTCCGAGGCGATCATGCTCGGCGCGCTGTCGTTGAAGTGGAAGTGGCGCGAGCGCCGCCAGGCAGCCGGCCTTTCGACCGACCGGCCCAACCTGGTCTTCGGAGGTGACGTCCACGTCGTGTGGGAGAAGTTCTGCCGCTACTTCGACGTCGAGCCGCGGATCGTGCCGCTCGCCGAGGACAAGTACACGATCGGCCCGGAGGACGTCGAGCCCCGCCTCGACGAGAACACGATCGGTGTCGTCGCCGTCCTCGGCACTACGTTCACCGGCCACAAGGACGACGTCGTCGGGATCGACAAGCTCCTACGGGACGTTCGTAAGAAGCGGGACCTCGACATTCCGATCCATGTCGACGGCGCCAGCGGCGCGTTCGTCTGGCCCTTCCTCTACCCGGACTCGAAATGGGACTTCCGGCTGGAGCAGGTCCGTTCGATCAACGTCTCGGGACACAAGTACGGACTGGTCTACCCCGGCATCGGATGGCTGATCTTCCGCGAAGAGGCCGACCTCGCCAAGGACCTCGTCTTCTACGAGAACTACCTGGGCAAGACCGACGCAACGTTCACGCTGAACTTCTCGACCGGTGCGTCGATGGTGCTCGCGCAGTACTACAACTTCGTGCGGCTCGGCCGCCAGGGCTACACCTACGTCATGAAGGCGATGCAGGAGAACGCCCGCGCGCTGGCGGACAACCTGCGCGACAGCGGCCGCTTCGAAGTGATCGGGAGCGACCTGGAGCAGCTGCCGCTGGTCGCTTTCCGGCTCGCCGGCAAGCACGCGTACGACGAGTCCGACATCGCCTGGCAGCTCTCGGCCGAGCGGGGCTGGATGGTGCCGGCCTACACCCTCCCGCCCAACGCCGAACGGGTGAAGATCCTGCGCGCCCTGGTCAAGGAGACCCTGAGCCGCGAACAGGTCGACCGCCTGACCCAGGACATCGCCGACGCTTGCCGCACGCTGGACGACAAGGGAGCGGCCCACAGCATCGAGCGAACCCAGGTCAAGCGCGGCACCGGCTACTGA